A genomic segment from Amycolatopsis camponoti encodes:
- a CDS encoding DinB family protein: protein MVSEYARTDRFRGARIHLCDLAGLEIRDCEVDGLKIVDCYGSDVYLGGHFERLVVNDVDVTAYVEAELDRRHPARALARNAASPEDYRAAWDAIETLWGTTLDRARRLPEAKLHERVDGEWSFVETQRHLLLAGDAWLGNAVLEEEAPYHPLGYPHGGMPPEEAEKLGLTLDATPTLDEVLAPRLARMAAMRRAVDGLDPAELDRVCGRKPAVMYPDQEYVVRRCLKVVLKEEAEHYRYAVRDLAVLEAGG, encoded by the coding sequence ATGGTTTCCGAATACGCCCGGACCGATCGATTCCGCGGTGCTCGTATCCACCTGTGCGACCTGGCCGGCCTCGAGATCCGCGACTGCGAGGTGGACGGTCTGAAGATCGTCGACTGCTACGGCAGTGACGTCTACCTCGGTGGTCACTTCGAGCGCCTCGTCGTCAACGACGTCGATGTAACCGCTTACGTCGAGGCCGAGCTCGACCGCCGGCACCCCGCGCGGGCGCTGGCGCGCAATGCGGCGTCCCCCGAGGACTACCGGGCCGCTTGGGACGCCATCGAGACCCTGTGGGGCACGACGCTCGACCGGGCGAGGCGGTTGCCCGAGGCCAAGCTCCACGAGAGGGTCGACGGTGAGTGGTCCTTCGTCGAGACACAACGGCATCTGCTGCTCGCCGGCGATGCCTGGCTCGGCAACGCCGTGCTCGAGGAGGAGGCGCCCTACCACCCGCTGGGCTACCCCCACGGCGGAATGCCGCCCGAAGAAGCGGAGAAGCTCGGCCTCACCCTCGACGCCACCCCGACCCTCGACGAGGTGCTCGCGCCGCGGCTCGCCCGCATGGCCGCGATGCGACGTGCGGTCGACGGGCTCGACCCGGCCGAGCTCGACCGGGTGTGTGGCCGCAAGCCGGCTGTCATGTATCCCGACCAGGAATACGTCGTGCGCCGCTGCCTCAAGGTGGTTCTGAAGGAAGAAGCCGAGCACTACCGCTACGCGGTGCGCGACCTCGCGGTGCTCGAGGCAGGTGGGTAG
- a CDS encoding RNA polymerase sigma factor, with protein sequence MSSDAELIGRSLRGDTDAFVEVISRHETALGNYLARRVGRQAAEDVLGDVWVAAYESRANYDRSYPEARPWLYGVALNRLRRYWRSAPAEEPASDLTGVASDWDPWPAVDARVDTQAQLSRALARLKPEEREVLGLVAWEDLTVAEAGRVLDIPAGTARRLLHQARKALREAPEVVALLQVPTT encoded by the coding sequence ATGTCGTCAGACGCGGAACTGATCGGTAGGTCGCTGCGCGGGGACACCGATGCCTTCGTGGAAGTGATCAGCCGGCACGAGACCGCGCTCGGGAACTATCTGGCGCGCAGAGTGGGGCGGCAGGCCGCCGAGGACGTGCTCGGCGATGTGTGGGTGGCGGCTTACGAGTCCCGCGCGAACTACGACCGTTCGTATCCCGAAGCCCGGCCTTGGTTGTACGGCGTCGCGCTGAACCGGCTGCGCCGGTACTGGCGGTCCGCACCGGCCGAGGAGCCGGCGTCGGACCTGACCGGCGTGGCGAGCGACTGGGATCCCTGGCCGGCGGTGGATGCCCGCGTGGACACGCAGGCACAGCTCAGCAGGGCACTGGCTCGGCTCAAACCGGAAGAGCGGGAAGTGCTGGGCCTGGTCGCCTGGGAGGACCTGACCGTCGCCGAAGCCGGGCGGGTGCTCGACATCCCCGCCGGCACGGCCCGCCGCCTGTTGCACCAGGCGCGCAAGGCACTGCGTGAAGCCCCCGAAGTGGTCGCGCTGCTGCAAGTCCCGACAACGTGA
- a CDS encoding cytochrome P450, giving the protein MTAQGRPPLFPFDAPPSTDPAAEAIRMLHTDPVPWVRLAGGHEVRLVTRYDDVQRAMSDPRMSRAALATPDAPTIVPGLQSPDMMPNMDPPDHTRLRRLVAKAFTIGNVELLRPRVETVATDLLDRMLAAGPPADLVGALAEPLPGIVICELLGIAHDEREPLLAFIEAMSITTTFDQEAFAATGAVAASHLLGLIERKRHHPGDDLLSGLTQVHDEDGDRLSEAELLITVLLLIGAGQETTMAQLAKSVLVLSHHPDQWARLVAAPDLVPNAVEELLRVVALGHAGQPRMAREDVEFSDRTVEAGTTVFPVVTAANRDPAVFPDPDRFDVDRTEAARHLSFGRGAHFCLGAPLARMELQVALHALVTRMPGLRVAERDDELAWQPESLTRGLRRLLITW; this is encoded by the coding sequence ATGACAGCGCAGGGTCGACCACCGCTGTTCCCGTTCGACGCACCACCCTCGACCGACCCGGCCGCCGAGGCGATCCGGATGCTGCACACCGACCCGGTGCCCTGGGTCCGGTTGGCCGGCGGGCACGAGGTCCGGCTGGTCACCCGCTACGACGACGTCCAGCGCGCGATGTCCGATCCCCGGATGAGCCGCGCCGCCCTGGCGACACCGGACGCACCCACCATCGTCCCCGGCCTGCAGTCACCGGACATGATGCCGAACATGGACCCACCCGACCACACGAGACTGCGTCGCCTGGTGGCCAAGGCGTTCACCATCGGCAACGTGGAACTCCTGCGGCCGAGAGTGGAGACGGTCGCGACCGACCTGCTGGACCGGATGCTGGCCGCCGGACCGCCGGCGGACCTGGTCGGCGCGCTGGCCGAACCACTGCCCGGCATCGTGATCTGCGAACTGCTCGGCATCGCCCACGACGAGCGCGAACCCCTGCTCGCCTTCATCGAAGCCATGTCCATAACCACCACGTTCGACCAGGAGGCGTTCGCGGCCACCGGCGCCGTCGCCGCGTCGCACCTGCTCGGGTTGATCGAGCGCAAGCGTCACCACCCCGGCGACGACCTGCTCTCCGGACTGACCCAGGTGCACGACGAGGACGGCGATCGGCTCAGCGAAGCCGAACTGCTGATCACCGTGCTGCTGCTGATCGGCGCCGGCCAGGAGACCACCATGGCTCAGCTGGCCAAGTCCGTGCTGGTGTTGTCCCACCACCCGGACCAGTGGGCACGCCTGGTGGCGGCGCCGGACCTGGTGCCGAACGCGGTCGAGGAACTGCTCCGGGTCGTCGCCCTGGGACACGCCGGACAGCCACGAATGGCCCGTGAAGACGTCGAATTCTCCGATCGGACCGTCGAAGCCGGCACCACGGTGTTCCCGGTCGTGACGGCGGCCAACCGGGACCCCGCCGTCTTCCCCGACCCGGACCGGTTCGACGTGGACCGCACCGAAGCGGCCCGCCACCTGTCGTTCGGCCGCGGAGCGCATTTCTGCCTCGGCGCGCCGCTGGCCAGGATGGAACTGCAGGTCGCGCTGCACGCCCTGGTGACCAGGATGCCCGGCCTGCGGGTGGCCGAGCGGGACGACGAGCTGGCGTGGCAGCCCGAGAGCCTGACCCGAGGACTGCGAAGGCTCCTGATCACGTGGTGA
- a CDS encoding MarR family winged helix-turn-helix transcriptional regulator, with amino-acid sequence MAQSSGAELALLLLGGFHTMVDEVSVELARRGHAGVRPVHEFALRAVDAGADTASELGRRLSVTKQAAAQTIATLEGFGYVNREPDPGDARRKRVRVTHRGHELMTIGGALFDDVRSRWAARIGPEQLEVLETHLAQLTEHRSFTAEDLQD; translated from the coding sequence ATGGCGCAGTCCAGCGGCGCCGAGCTCGCGCTTCTGCTGCTCGGCGGGTTCCACACGATGGTCGACGAGGTGAGCGTGGAGCTGGCGAGACGCGGCCACGCGGGCGTCCGCCCGGTGCACGAGTTCGCGTTGCGCGCCGTGGACGCGGGCGCGGACACTGCCTCCGAACTCGGTCGCCGTCTGTCGGTCACCAAGCAGGCCGCCGCGCAAACCATCGCCACGCTGGAGGGGTTCGGCTACGTCAACCGCGAGCCCGATCCCGGCGACGCCCGCCGCAAGCGCGTACGAGTCACCCACCGCGGCCACGAGCTGATGACCATCGGCGGCGCACTGTTCGACGACGTGCGCAGCCGCTGGGCAGCCCGGATCGGACCCGAGCAGCTCGAAGTCCTGGAAACACACCTGGCCCAGCTCACCGAGCACCGCTCCTTCACGGCCGAGGACCTGCAGGACTGA
- a CDS encoding alpha/beta fold hydrolase, translated as MNRPAATIPGVEHHRLSLNGTELHYAAAGTAGSPVLLVHGFPETWWVFHKLIPLLSEHHRVFAVDLRGFGDSATATPEHDSATSAKDLSDLITRLGVGPVHLAGQDISGPTTFRVANTHPELVRSYTGIETGLPGFGAEKLADVAHGGAWHIGVLAAPGIPEMLLTGRERAFIADYAIPSLAASPDAFTGTDIDELVRSYARPHAFLGAAGLYRSFISEGEELRELAVRKLDMPVLAVTGFSGEFTPTTLRQVATDVTAVRIEGIGHYVAMEAPDQLAAALRSFYADVDRN; from the coding sequence ATGAATCGCCCAGCCGCCACCATCCCCGGCGTCGAGCACCACCGTCTCAGCCTCAACGGCACCGAGCTGCACTACGCGGCCGCCGGCACCGCGGGGTCTCCCGTACTGCTGGTGCACGGCTTTCCGGAGACCTGGTGGGTCTTCCACAAGCTGATCCCCCTGCTGAGCGAGCACCACCGGGTGTTCGCCGTCGACCTGCGCGGATTCGGTGACTCCGCCACCGCCACCCCGGAGCACGACAGCGCGACCTCGGCGAAAGACCTCAGCGACCTGATCACGCGGCTGGGCGTCGGACCGGTGCACCTCGCCGGCCAGGACATCAGCGGCCCCACGACGTTCCGCGTCGCCAACACCCACCCCGAGCTCGTCCGCAGCTACACCGGGATCGAGACCGGGCTTCCGGGATTCGGCGCCGAGAAGCTCGCCGACGTCGCCCACGGCGGCGCCTGGCACATCGGCGTTCTCGCCGCCCCGGGCATCCCGGAGATGCTCCTCACCGGACGCGAGCGCGCGTTCATCGCCGACTACGCGATCCCCTCGCTCGCCGCGAGCCCCGACGCGTTCACCGGCACCGACATCGACGAGCTCGTCCGCTCCTATGCGCGACCCCACGCGTTTCTCGGCGCCGCCGGCCTGTACCGGTCCTTCATCTCGGAAGGCGAAGAACTTCGCGAGCTCGCAGTCCGGAAGCTGGACATGCCCGTGCTCGCGGTGACGGGGTTCTCGGGGGAGTTCACACCCACGACGTTGCGGCAGGTCGCCACCGACGTGACCGCGGTACGGATCGAAGGGATCGGGCACTACGTGGCGATGGAAGCCCCCGACCAGCTCGCGGCCGCTCTGCGGTCCTTCTACGCGGACGTCGACCGGAATTGA
- a CDS encoding endonuclease/exonuclease/phosphatase family protein, with translation MTVDPLRPYGALIESRLRLITWNVWGRFGPWEQRQGGIAAVLAEHAPDVLALQEAWSAADRDQARELAAAAGLHHHRFSGDREEEGVTSGSAVLSRWPITTVESWVLPGPPGHEGSAVRADIDGPRGPVRLVSVMLDWPLHHTRIRQDQVTELAQRVRELGRGALTVVCGDFNATPDCDEIRMLTGRAAGAGVCWHDAWEFAGTGPGHTWSTANPWAAAVLPRDRRIDYVFSTSFRRGGAGQPTRAQLLGTAAAGATMPSDHYGVLTELRY, from the coding sequence ATGACCGTTGACCCCCTCCGGCCGTACGGGGCGCTGATCGAGTCGCGGCTCCGGCTGATCACCTGGAACGTCTGGGGCCGGTTCGGTCCATGGGAACAGCGGCAAGGCGGCATCGCCGCGGTTCTCGCCGAACACGCCCCGGACGTCTTGGCCCTCCAGGAGGCGTGGTCGGCGGCCGATCGGGATCAGGCACGGGAGCTCGCCGCCGCGGCGGGGCTGCACCACCACCGGTTTTCCGGCGATCGCGAGGAAGAAGGCGTGACGTCGGGCAGCGCGGTGCTTTCCCGCTGGCCGATCACCACAGTGGAGTCCTGGGTCCTGCCCGGACCTCCGGGCCATGAGGGCAGCGCGGTCCGGGCCGACATCGATGGCCCTCGTGGCCCGGTCCGGCTGGTGAGCGTCATGCTCGACTGGCCGTTGCACCACACCCGCATCCGGCAGGACCAGGTCACCGAGCTGGCACAGCGAGTGCGTGAACTCGGCCGCGGCGCGCTGACCGTGGTGTGCGGCGATTTCAACGCCACACCGGATTGCGACGAAATCCGGATGCTCACCGGCCGTGCCGCGGGCGCCGGGGTGTGCTGGCACGACGCCTGGGAATTCGCCGGCACCGGCCCGGGCCACACCTGGTCCACCGCGAACCCCTGGGCGGCGGCGGTGCTGCCTCGCGACCGGCGCATCGACTACGTCTTCTCGACCTCGTTCCGCCGGGGCGGCGCCGGGCAGCCGACCCGGGCACAGCTCCTCGGCACCGCGGCAGCCGGCGCGACGATGCCCTCCGATCACTACGGAGTGCTAACCGAGCTGCGCTACTGA
- a CDS encoding alpha/beta hydrolase family protein, whose translation MLPHLAAVAMSLAAVTATPPALVPAADREIVFTIDGTATYGTLHVPEHRAGQRLRAALLLPGSGPTDRDGNQPAASPNTLAQVAGALGGDRVATLRFDKYGTGRTGLGAYRDHPETLDYPAFVRQAKAAYELLRDQPETDPHALLVVGHSEGAMTALLLGGTVHPRPAGLALLQPQAIRLLDLVALQLHAQTAEAALTPEQQRAIDTAIDAAVTALREHRPVDTTDLPPVLARLFTAFQGASGRFVDSDDAVYPPDAAAALRPGTRVLLTCGTNDTQVPCATTDALTAALRRAHVGGPGRVPLPGVDHLLHDADHADTLAPAALDVLHRFGQTPGQS comes from the coding sequence ATGCTCCCCCACCTCGCCGCGGTCGCGATGTCGCTGGCCGCCGTGACCGCCACCCCGCCCGCCCTCGTGCCCGCCGCCGATCGCGAGATCGTCTTCACGATCGACGGAACCGCGACGTACGGCACCCTGCACGTCCCCGAACACCGCGCCGGGCAACGGTTGCGCGCCGCACTGCTGCTGCCCGGCAGCGGCCCCACCGACCGCGACGGCAACCAACCGGCCGCATCCCCGAACACCCTGGCCCAGGTGGCCGGCGCGCTCGGCGGCGACCGGGTCGCCACGCTGCGGTTCGACAAGTACGGCACCGGCCGCACCGGCCTCGGCGCCTACCGCGACCACCCGGAAACACTCGACTACCCGGCGTTCGTCCGTCAGGCGAAAGCCGCCTACGAGTTGTTGCGCGACCAGCCGGAGACCGACCCGCACGCGCTGCTGGTCGTCGGGCACAGCGAGGGCGCGATGACGGCGTTGCTGCTCGGCGGCACCGTCCACCCGCGCCCGGCCGGCCTGGCACTGCTGCAACCGCAGGCGATCCGCCTGCTGGACCTGGTCGCGCTGCAACTGCACGCCCAGACCGCCGAGGCGGCCCTCACGCCGGAGCAGCAGCGGGCCATCGACACGGCGATCGACGCCGCCGTCACCGCCCTGCGCGAACACCGGCCGGTCGACACCACCGACCTGCCGCCCGTCCTCGCACGGCTCTTCACGGCTTTCCAAGGAGCGAGCGGCCGGTTCGTGGACAGCGACGACGCCGTCTACCCGCCGGACGCCGCCGCGGCCCTGCGTCCGGGGACCCGGGTGCTGCTGACCTGCGGCACGAACGACACCCAAGTTCCTTGTGCCACAACGGATGCCTTGACCGCCGCCCTGCGCCGCGCGCACGTGGGCGGACCGGGCCGGGTGCCGCTGCCCGGAGTGGACCACCTGCTGCACGACGCCGACCATGCGGACACTCTCGCCCCGGCCGCGCTCGACGTCCTGCACCGGTTCGGTCAGACGCCGGGCCAGAGCTGA
- a CDS encoding TetR/AcrR family transcriptional regulator — protein sequence MGRQRAFDEDEVVRAAVGLFGGRAYDGVSVDDLVTHLGVHRNSLYKTFGSKRGLYLVALRRHLADDVRPLAEKLAAAPDAATALRLITSADLGLLLLAAVERAPADDEVAAEVNAALAAVDQAIADALGISTVLAAALTAAALGILLRGNPDGVAAALAQSFHFPG from the coding sequence ATGGGCAGGCAACGGGCGTTCGACGAGGACGAGGTGGTGCGCGCCGCCGTGGGGTTGTTCGGCGGCCGCGCGTACGACGGGGTGTCCGTCGACGACCTCGTCACCCACCTCGGCGTGCACCGCAACAGCCTGTACAAGACGTTCGGCAGCAAGCGCGGCCTCTACCTGGTCGCCTTGCGCCGGCACCTCGCCGACGACGTCCGTCCCCTGGCCGAAAAGCTCGCCGCGGCACCGGATGCCGCGACCGCGCTGCGGCTCATCACCTCGGCCGACCTCGGCCTGCTGCTGCTCGCGGCGGTCGAACGGGCGCCGGCCGACGACGAGGTGGCCGCCGAAGTGAACGCGGCGCTGGCCGCCGTCGACCAGGCGATCGCCGACGCGCTCGGCATTTCCACCGTCCTGGCGGCCGCCCTCACGGCGGCCGCACTGGGCATCCTCCTGCGCGGTAACCCGGACGGTGTCGCCGCCGCACTCGCCCAAAGCTTCCATTTTCCCGGCTGA
- a CDS encoding SDR family NAD(P)-dependent oxidoreductase → MLRLEGKTAVVTGGGTRGIGRATAARLVAEGAHVFITGRRETELDEAVAAIGGTVTAVPGDITDPADLDRLYERVAGRGQGLDVLFANAATASFATIETITAEDFDQVFGVNVKGTVFTVQKALPLLNEGASVIINASTAADRGTAGFGAYAASKAALRTFTRVWANELKDRGIRVNALSPGPTDTSGMTELMGEENAPAFKAAEAARIAIGRLGRVEEVAAAVAFLASPDSSFMLGANVYVDGGENQI, encoded by the coding sequence ATGCTGAGACTGGAAGGCAAAACCGCGGTCGTGACCGGGGGCGGTACGCGCGGGATCGGCCGGGCCACCGCCGCCCGGCTGGTCGCCGAGGGCGCGCACGTGTTCATCACCGGACGCCGCGAGACCGAACTGGACGAGGCGGTGGCGGCGATCGGCGGGACGGTGACCGCGGTGCCGGGTGACATCACGGACCCGGCCGACCTGGACCGCCTCTACGAGCGGGTCGCGGGTCGCGGCCAGGGCCTGGACGTGCTGTTCGCCAACGCGGCCACCGCCTCGTTCGCCACCATCGAGACGATCACCGCCGAGGACTTCGACCAGGTCTTCGGCGTCAACGTCAAGGGCACCGTCTTCACCGTCCAGAAAGCGCTTCCGCTGCTCAACGAGGGCGCCTCGGTGATCATCAACGCCTCCACCGCGGCCGACCGCGGCACCGCGGGCTTCGGCGCCTACGCGGCATCCAAGGCGGCGTTGCGGACGTTCACGCGCGTCTGGGCGAACGAGCTGAAGGACCGCGGGATCCGGGTCAACGCCCTCTCCCCCGGCCCGACCGACACCTCCGGGATGACCGAGCTCATGGGCGAGGAGAACGCGCCGGCGTTCAAGGCCGCCGAAGCGGCCCGGATCGCCATCGGACGGCTCGGGCGCGTCGAGGAGGTCGCGGCCGCCGTGGCTTTCCTGGCTTCGCCCGACAGCAGCTTCATGCTGGGCGCCAACGTGTACGTCGACGGCGGCGAGAACCAGATCTGA
- a CDS encoding TetR/AcrR family transcriptional regulator, which yields MDKAQVGRPRAFDAEAALQKAMVVFWEQGYDGASLTDLTEAMGISRKSMYAAFGNKEDLFRLALQRYTEGPGAYIVEALQAPTAHEVATLFLAGSVLANTRPGFPAGCLGVQGALAVGATGQVAHDTLAAWRALGQEYLRERFQRAVDEGDLPADAEPELIARYVMTIANGMAVQAAGGATREDLRRVAELALRNWPPA from the coding sequence GTGGACAAGGCGCAGGTGGGCCGGCCGCGGGCGTTCGACGCCGAAGCGGCCTTGCAGAAGGCCATGGTGGTCTTCTGGGAGCAGGGCTACGACGGGGCCAGCCTGACCGACTTGACCGAGGCCATGGGGATTTCCCGCAAGAGCATGTACGCGGCCTTCGGCAACAAGGAAGACCTCTTCCGCCTGGCGTTGCAGCGCTACACCGAAGGCCCCGGCGCCTACATCGTCGAAGCACTGCAAGCTCCCACCGCGCACGAGGTGGCGACGCTGTTCCTGGCCGGCTCGGTCCTGGCCAACACCCGGCCCGGGTTCCCGGCCGGCTGCCTGGGGGTGCAGGGCGCTTTGGCCGTCGGCGCGACCGGGCAGGTCGCGCACGACACCCTGGCCGCGTGGCGCGCGCTGGGCCAGGAGTACTTGCGCGAACGCTTCCAGCGGGCCGTCGACGAGGGTGATCTGCCCGCCGACGCCGAACCGGAGCTGATCGCCCGCTACGTCATGACGATCGCGAACGGCATGGCCGTCCAGGCGGCGGGCGGCGCGACCCGGGAGGATCTGCGGCGGGTGGCGGAGCTCGCGCTGCGGAACTGGCCGCCGGCCTGA
- a CDS encoding chorismate mutase, which translates to MKTSTKVARGIAATALTVADTMTLTVPPATAAEVPAGAALTANGSLGRLGPLTDLVVERLRVGDDVAAAKFGTGSPIDDPAREEQVLNQVRAQAGAIGLDPDAAAAFFRDQITAGKVVQRGLFARWTAHPDEAPTTRPDLGQIRTRLDQLTTDLLARLGSTVDIRAERIPCVVQLVLATGSAVVLERLDALHRQALGTAVHSVCRPAGSPAP; encoded by the coding sequence GTGAAGACGAGCACCAAGGTGGCCCGCGGCATCGCCGCCACCGCACTGACGGTGGCCGACACGATGACACTGACCGTTCCCCCGGCCACGGCCGCCGAAGTTCCCGCCGGGGCCGCGCTGACGGCGAACGGCTCGCTCGGCAGGCTCGGCCCGCTGACCGACCTCGTCGTCGAACGCCTGCGCGTGGGCGACGACGTGGCGGCGGCCAAGTTCGGCACCGGCTCGCCGATCGACGACCCCGCACGCGAGGAGCAGGTGCTGAACCAGGTACGCGCCCAGGCCGGGGCCATCGGGCTGGACCCGGACGCGGCGGCGGCGTTCTTCCGCGACCAGATCACCGCCGGCAAGGTGGTGCAGCGGGGACTGTTCGCCCGCTGGACGGCGCACCCGGACGAGGCGCCCACCACCCGCCCGGACCTGGGACAGATCCGCACGCGACTCGACCAGCTCACCACGGACCTGCTCGCGCGACTGGGGTCCACTGTGGACATTCGCGCCGAGCGGATCCCGTGCGTCGTGCAGCTCGTCCTGGCGACCGGTTCGGCGGTGGTCCTGGAGCGGCTGGACGCGCTGCACCGCCAGGCGCTCGGCACTGCCGTGCACTCCGTGTGCCGGCCTGCGGGATCGCCCGCGCCGTGA
- a CDS encoding oxidoreductase — protein MKRHHWSAEDIPAQHGRTALVTGASTGLGFAIADALARRGADIVLACRDAGRAAAAADRIRAGSPGAVVRTLLVDFASLASVRAAARRLHDEYDRLDLLVNNVGGFRVRYAVTEDGFESTIAVNHLGPFAFTGLVLDLLTGTPGSRVVTMGSNGHRQGAIDPADLDPEPGRAYRFVAAYNRAKLANLLFAHELDRRLRATGTPTIAVAGHPGLARTEGGRELNALVRAALDPKVNPLALALSQSAAKGALGPLRAATDPAARGGDYFGPRGRTGYPEPVTSSALSHDAGLQRRLWEASEQLTDVSYLPIQESEASR, from the coding sequence GTGAAACGGCACCACTGGTCCGCCGAAGACATCCCCGCCCAGCACGGCCGGACCGCCCTCGTCACCGGCGCCAGCACCGGGCTGGGCTTCGCGATCGCGGACGCCCTCGCGCGCCGCGGCGCCGACATCGTGCTGGCCTGCCGCGACGCCGGACGAGCGGCCGCGGCGGCCGACCGCATCCGGGCCGGCTCGCCCGGCGCCGTCGTCCGCACCCTGCTGGTGGACTTCGCCTCGCTCGCGTCGGTCCGCGCCGCCGCCCGGCGGCTGCACGACGAGTACGACCGCCTCGACCTGCTCGTGAACAACGTCGGCGGCTTCCGCGTGCGGTACGCGGTCACCGAAGACGGCTTCGAATCGACCATCGCCGTGAACCACCTCGGGCCGTTCGCGTTCACCGGCCTGGTGCTCGACCTGCTGACCGGAACCCCCGGGTCGCGGGTGGTGACGATGGGCAGCAACGGGCACCGGCAGGGCGCGATCGACCCGGCCGACCTCGACCCCGAACCCGGCCGCGCCTACCGGTTCGTGGCGGCCTACAACCGGGCCAAGCTGGCCAACCTGCTGTTCGCGCACGAACTCGACCGCCGCCTGCGGGCCACCGGTACCCCGACGATCGCGGTGGCCGGCCACCCGGGCCTGGCCCGGACCGAAGGCGGGCGTGAGCTGAACGCGCTGGTCCGGGCCGCACTCGACCCCAAGGTCAACCCGCTCGCGCTCGCCCTGTCCCAGAGCGCGGCGAAGGGCGCGTTGGGGCCGCTGCGAGCCGCCACCGACCCGGCCGCCCGGGGCGGCGACTACTTCGGCCCGCGCGGACGCACCGGCTACCCCGAGCCGGTCACCTCCAGCGCGCTGTCCCACGACGCCGGCCTGCAGCGGCGGCTGTGGGAAGCGTCCGAGCAGCTCACCGACGTCAGCTATCTCCCCATCCAGGAAAGCGAGGCAAGCAGGTGA
- a CDS encoding organic hydroperoxide resistance protein: MTKPLYLGIATSTGDGRAGGQARTDDGLLDLSLAIPKEMGGPGGATNPEQLFAAGWASCFHSALKAVAAQRKVKVTDSAVVAEVQVHTTPEGGFTLGAALHAELSGVDQATADQLVEGAHAICPYSNATRGNIPVTVDATVA, from the coding sequence ATGACCAAGCCCCTGTACCTCGGCATCGCCACCTCGACCGGCGACGGCCGCGCGGGAGGGCAGGCGCGGACCGACGACGGCCTGCTCGACCTCTCCCTGGCGATCCCCAAGGAAATGGGCGGCCCCGGCGGCGCGACCAACCCGGAACAGCTGTTCGCGGCGGGCTGGGCCTCGTGCTTCCACTCGGCGCTGAAGGCCGTCGCGGCACAGCGGAAGGTCAAGGTCACCGACTCCGCCGTCGTCGCGGAGGTCCAGGTGCACACGACGCCGGAAGGGGGCTTCACCCTCGGCGCGGCGCTGCACGCCGAGCTGTCCGGTGTGGACCAGGCGACCGCCGACCAGCTCGTCGAAGGCGCCCACGCGATCTGCCCGTACTCCAACGCGACCCGCGGGAACATCCCGGTGACCGTCGACGCGACCGTCGCCTGA
- a CDS encoding TetR/AcrR family transcriptional regulator, which yields MARDSSSASTAPGLSSREVILNAARALVGEKGYDGMAISDLSAQSGLPPSSIYYHFGNKLGVLAALLERTFDELHALFPNPSSFDDRAPLDRLEAWFSAACGSLDRRPDYLQLLVAISVGPQKDAEAVQATVRRIRDYAHASWVAALTPIFAPNGGKNNEALVQELAVLGRALTDGLSVANSFDGMSYRSQVAPFVALIRGLADQRAAKRKR from the coding sequence ATGGCGAGGGATTCCAGCTCCGCATCGACGGCCCCCGGGTTGAGCAGCCGCGAGGTCATTCTCAACGCGGCGCGCGCCCTCGTCGGGGAAAAGGGCTACGACGGCATGGCCATTTCGGACTTGAGTGCCCAGTCCGGGCTGCCGCCCAGCTCGATCTACTACCACTTCGGCAACAAGCTCGGTGTGCTCGCGGCGCTGCTGGAGCGGACTTTCGACGAGCTGCACGCGTTGTTCCCGAACCCGTCGTCGTTCGACGACCGGGCGCCGCTCGACCGCCTCGAAGCGTGGTTCTCCGCGGCCTGCGGTTCCCTCGACCGGCGGCCGGACTATCTGCAGCTGCTGGTCGCCATCAGCGTCGGCCCGCAGAAGGACGCCGAGGCGGTGCAGGCGACCGTGCGCCGCATCCGCGACTACGCCCACGCTTCCTGGGTGGCCGCGCTCACCCCGATCTTCGCCCCCAACGGCGGCAAGAACAACGAAGCCCTCGTCCAGGAGCTGGCCGTCCTCGGTCGCGCGCTGACGGACGGCCTTTCCGTGGCCAACAGCTTCGACGGCATGAGCTACCGCTCGCAGGTCGCCCCGTTCGTCGCCCTGATCCGCGGCCTGGCGGACCAGCGGGCGGCGAAGCGCAAGCGCTGA